Within the Mastacembelus armatus chromosome 10, fMasArm1.2, whole genome shotgun sequence genome, the region GCCGAAGTAAGGTTAACTATTTGAGGGGTGAGTTAACTAGGGTTGAACATGACAGGAGTGGTTTGTGTTGGGGGAGACCAGGTTCACAGTAAGCTAACGTTAGGGGCAAATACATTACTAATCTATGGGGAAACAGACTGGGCTAATCTATTTGGGCTAGCCTATATCAGCTTTATCTGACATCCAGCGAATCTAACTTGCTAGATTAACGGTACCTGCTGGTAAAGTAGCTAAAGCGCCATTGTTGTGGACGGTGGTTAACGTTAACTAATTTAACTTAACGTTatgtcacaaaacacaaagcacctGTTGAAAATTGCTCATAAGCTGTTTGTCAGACAGGTGGTGACGACAGGAAACTGGTTCTGTCAGCTGTCCTTGGTCATTACATCACAACCGGGCGACTGCCACTGTCTATAGTGACTTAGCAGTGCACACAGGTTTGTGAGTTGATGGACGATCACGTTGGCGTGCATGATTTTTCAGCACTAACGTGAAGATGGCTTAGCTGGAGATGAACCTTGTTCTGTCACTGTGTAGTTTGTGTCTGTCTTGGCTGTGAAATGGTAACACTGTTTACCTATGGATATAGCTAACAGGTTCAGCATCTGAATGGCGTCGCTATGGGCCTACGAATAAATTGAGCTGAAATAGTAAGGTAATGTGTACATAAGTAAATATTTAGGAGAAACACCACAGCATTGTATGTCTTTGGTAAGTTTTCTAGAAAGAAGTTTTCTCTATGTTGAAATCCAAGCTTGGGTTGTGGAGTCCTTCTGTCCTTTTGTGCAGCTTAAAGCTgatataaaattttaaaaattccaATAATAGTATATTGGCTAGTACTTAACTATTGCAGCTGAGTACATGAGAGTACCACAGTGGCTAACTGCAGCAAAACCAGGCATGGGTGGTACGACTTTGCCTCTCGGGCATAGTGTTTAAAATTTCCAGAGGCATGTGCTGGGTTCCAGTCAGCATAGCGCTGGAAGCATACAGCAGATTTTACcaggatttttttctgctcttctcAAGATGACAGCACAAGAGGAAATACAGCTGCTGAGGCGCCAGCTGAAGGAGAGTGAGGAGCAGGGCCATCAGGCTGCTCAAGCTGGCTTAGATCTGCTCAACCAGCACATAGACCTGCAAAACACACTGGAAGAACAGAGAGTAGAGATGACTAATGCAATTGAGGTATGACACTGCACTTTAGATGGTTAGCATAACCTAAATCACAAAAAATCGTATTGCTGTCTTTTGCTTCTAGTGTTTTACATCTAGTTTTATTTCCAGCTTTTGAGATATTGATAAGAATCCACCTCTACCCCAAAACAAACTTTGATCTTAACAGTGTTTATTGAATATACTTCTTCaggacaaaatatcaaactctTCACAGTGATGTCTCTGGATTGTATTTAAACCTCCTGTTTTTGGTGTCTGTACCTGTAATAGGTCCTTGAACAAGAGAAGTACTCCCTGCAGAAAGAGGTGGAGTTGAAAACTCGGATGCTGGAGTCACTGCAGTCAGATTACGACTGTATGAAGAaccagcagaaacagcagcttcagGAACAACTAGAACAAATTGAGAGGAGCCATAGCATGGCTCTCAGTGAGCTCAACAACAAGGTATATAAACCTATTCTGGTTTTGGCAGGGGAGCCCTACCTTTTTCAGGTAGTTTGACTTGTCTTAGGAAAAGCAGAGGTGGTACTAATAACATTATGGGTGGCTCTGAGTATTATTAATATTCATTTCTTTTGGTCAGCTCTTGAAAATTCAGTTAGCATATACCTTACTTTTGGATGGAAATTCACTTGACTATAACAAAGTCATTGTGAACGATATCAGTAATACTCATGCTGTTCCAACTTTGACCAATTAAAATGTGTGCTGTAAAAAGACCAGCTGGTTTGGTGTactatcacatttttgtaacaTTGTTTTATGTAGTCTTTTGAGAATTACTTTCAAGTTGAATGGGTCTCATTTATTCATccataatattatatataatatttaatatattatattatgacCTGAAAGATATTGCTTGCCGTAGGTAATCACCAACCCTGTAACTTATGCTTCTTAGCATCATTAAATTACCAGTATTGTATTGGCATGTTGGAAATAGCAACAGGCCCAGCACTGGTTAATTAGCTAATCAGTATGGAGAATTCACCAACAAAAGCAAAACCTACAGCTTCCATTCTTGAGATTTAAGATTGAAGCATTTTGGCATTAAATTGGTGAATTCAAGAACTAACAAATAGTTGTCTTGTTAAGTACTTCTTAACACCAGACTGAGGCAATTATTTAATTACAGTAATGACCTTctggtattttttttccctcagatGCTGAGATTACAGGCAGCACTGGAAGAATCTCAGCTAAGTGAGAAACAGCTCAACCACAAACTTGAATTGCAGACTGAGACTTTGAATAACAAGTTGGAGGAGCTGCAAGCTTTGAATGAGCACACCCAGAGCTCCATGACGTCTGAGATGATGGAAGTGCAGATGAAGATCATGGAGCTTGAGAATACTAAGGTGAGGGAAGCAGACATCACTGCTACAACTGAGCATATCTGGAGTGTAATTCTTCAACTGCCTGTTACTTACTGAGAACCTAAACCTAATTAACTATTGATGCTGACTTAAACTCAACCCTCTGCTGACAGAAACTATGTAGAAAGGCACAGTTTTTGAATGTAACCAgctcatggaggtttttttctACCATTTAACATTGAATTTATGTAAGACAGTGCTGAATGGTAAAGGTTAATCTCCTGCTAATACCCCAGTATCCTGGTGTTCTGTTATTAGATTATTTTTTGGATTAAGTGAGAAAACAGGGAGATACTGACATACTATCAAACGCTTAGTCAGACTGGAGAAcatctttttcatgttttttttttttatgccctTAGAACATCTCAGGGATGTTTAATATGATGTGTGCTGCCTTTTCACTTGTATTCCAGCTGATGCTTTTTCAGGTGGAGTAGTCTTTGTgacttgttttttctgtcttctagCTGAAGATGGAGCAGGTTCTGCAGGAATCTCAGtacagagagcagcagctggaacTGACCAATCGAAGTCTGCACCGTCACATGGAGCGAATcacagaagagaaagaggagcgGGAACAAGAGGCTGTTTCCTGGTTTAATGCACTAGAGGTAAAAATAGCACtatttaaagttaaatatttttaaccAGTGCTGGGCCTGTTGCTATttccaacattttatttttttaaataaaatagtgCTATTTTATTTCAACTGTACAAATGTAGAAGTACATCTGTACAGTTGAAATAACATTCAAATGAGTCTGTAGgacagcagctgtttgaaatTATTAATTTTGAACTGAGctcaaatgtataaaaatgcTCAGCACTACTAGTTCTCTATGTATGTGGATGGAAAACAGTACAGTCAATCAAGTAGTATAATTATAAGCCATATTTACAGGGTAtgtaataacaacaataataaagttgGACAgcagcctgttttttttctttttgttcctcagtctgtatttgtctgtgaatGTTTATGCTGTTGCATCTCTCTGTCATGGAACAGAAATCCCGTGAGGTGAACCGGGACCTCCAGATCCAGTTGGACCAGGTTGTACAGCAGGCACAGGACCCTAACAGCAAAGGCAACTCTCTTTTtgctgaggtaaaaaaaaaaaaaaaaaaaaagtcatgtagTTAAGAGATTTGAGTTCAGAATCACAACACTACAGAAATCAGCGTTAATCAATGTACAACTTTCTATTTTAGTTGGAGGATAAACGTGCTGAGATGGAGAGACAGCTCATCAGTTTGAAGGTCCAGTATCAGTCCCTCCAGAAACAGCATGCCTTCAGCAAACAGCATCTGCAGCGCATGAAGGTAAAGTGTGTCATATAACAACTGGACAAATACatcaaattgtttattttacactAATTGATGGAGCTGGGTATGGCTACTAATTTCATGAATTGATTCAGTTCCaagccctgcaatggactggtgacttgtccagggtgtacccctgtgtttcacccaaagagagctaggataggcttcagcagatccaccacgtgaccctaaataggctTGTGAGACAGTGAAACGTGATTAGTCCACAAAGCATGCCGGAAATggcatatatttaaaaattgaTCTGTAGATTTTATGAATCGTATCGAATCTTTCAAATGAAGACTAATTTGAATTagaacatatatttttttatttttttattttttaaacacagccctactaaataaataaatacattgttGTTTTCTAACCAGTTGCTCCTTGAATGACACTGAGGATATGACTGTGTTATACAGGTGCAGATAGCCACTCTGATGCAGCTGCAAGGCTCCAGGGCTGACCCTGCCCAGCTGGAGAGACTTCAGTCCATGCTCTCAGAAAAAAATGGGGAGATCCAAAATCTCATGACCAAACTGCAGAAACTGGAGAAGGTGGAGGTGAGTGCAAAACACCAGGAAAGTActggttgacaaaaaataagttaaaatcAAATGGTCACTTAATcaattgaataaaaaaaataaacatatggCCATATTGCagcattacagaaaaaaatttcttacaataataaaaatgcaattcTGCTGAGTCGAATCTGTTGAGTATAAAAATTATTGTAACACCGTGGCCTTAATGTGTTCAACAGAACATCACATTAAATACATGAAAATTTTATTAATTCGAACTTTgcctttcaaatgtttttactgtcatttattGGGTCAACATGGACAAAGTATCTGAACTGAAAAGTTAACTGTGtccgtgtctgtgtgtgcatgtgtagatGATGTTGAAGGCTGAGCCAGCCAATCCTGCTCCATCAGAGAGTGCTGACAGCCAAGATGAAACCTACTACACTGACCTGCTCAAAATGAAGCTTAGCaacactgtgtgagtgtgacttGTCATGCTTTATATTTTTGGGGTGGCACTGTGTTTAGTTAagcagtttggtttgttttaactGTAATATTGCTAAACTTGTATAAGAGAGCCACATGTTTTCTGACCATACATATTCatcaggaaata harbors:
- the spdl1 gene encoding protein Spindly isoform X1, translating into MTAQEEIQLLRRQLKESEEQGHQAAQAGLDLLNQHIDLQNTLEEQRVEMTNAIEVLEQEKYSLQKEVELKTRMLESLQSDYDCMKNQQKQQLQEQLEQIERSHSMALSELNNKMLRLQAALEESQLSEKQLNHKLELQTETLNNKLEELQALNEHTQSSMTSEMMEVQMKIMELENTKLKMEQVLQESQYREQQLELTNRSLHRHMERITEEKEEREQEAVSWFNALEKSREVNRDLQIQLDQVVQQAQDPNSKGNSLFAELEDKRAEMERQLISLKVQYQSLQKQHAFSKQHLQRMKVQIATLMQLQGSRADPAQLERLQSMLSEKNGEIQNLMTKLQKLEKVEMMLKAEPANPAPSESADSQDETYYTDLLKMKLSNTVKDAERLGNELSLQRMKSLSESQRALELERKLFISERLLKQAQSDKIKLQLRVEELQHKYEPKETKKNLLLKRKKEKLPVDIVPFSEEIPLDKGDQVVALETDVTHTKTADPEDDICPTPEAVSTTQGVQASEPEPRPVKCVKISGDEPVVIPISSSPVTDWKEKLEENQQQNNKEERRKKQKAVEMIHVSSNSSMENQCAQQ
- the spdl1 gene encoding protein Spindly isoform X2, translating into MTAQEEIQLLRRQLKESEEQGHQAAQAGLDLLNQHIDLQNTLEEQRVEMTNAIEVLEQEKYSLQKEVELKTRMLESLQSDYDCMKNQQKQQLQEQLEQIERSHSMALSELNNKMLRLQAALEESQLSEKQLNHKLELQTETLNNKLEELQALNEHTQSSMTSEMMEVQMKIMELENTKLKMEQVLQESQYREQQLELTNRSLHRHMERITEEKEEREQEAVSWFNALEKSREVNRDLQIQLDQVVQQAQDPNSKGNSLFAELEDKRAEMERQLISLKVQYQSLQKQHAFSKQHLQRMKVQIATLMQLQGSRADPAQLERLQSMLSEKNGEIQNLMTKLQKLEKVEMMLKAEPANPAPSESADSQDETYYTDLLKMKLSNTVKDAERLGNELSLQRMKSLSESQRALELERKLFISERLLKQAQSDKIKLQLRVEELQHKYEPKETKKNLLLKRKKEKLPVDIVPFSEEIPLDKGDQVVALETDVTHTKTADPEDDICPTPEAVSTTQASEPEPRPVKCVKISGDEPVVIPISSSPVTDWKEKLEENQQQNNKEERRKKQKAVEMIHVSSNSSMENQCAQQ